Proteins co-encoded in one Periophthalmus magnuspinnatus isolate fPerMag1 chromosome 20, fPerMag1.2.pri, whole genome shotgun sequence genomic window:
- the LOC117388484 gene encoding somatomedin-B and thrombospondin type-1 domain-containing protein, with translation MSSTVESVYLLLVLYSLGQSAFGGCAGKCCRGRDMNCLTTDWRMDRVYGTCYCDESCGQTRDCCFDYFTECPAQDCAVSEWSFWSGCAKQCQPSMRVRVRHTERQPSNSGEPCPALEQRAGCKQYRDNKGRPCAANSGPAFITSMEFAKGRPKHDSYGNPLHPGFCVEFMLESRTLHCSLQNRPQTHWMRYITEGFRVCVACEPPAMRNNSARCQGDGQDADKDAVLHWQALGSPQCSGTWKKVQKSKHCNCPPQHSFVFI, from the exons atGAGCAGCACTGTGGAGTCAGTATATCTGCTTCTTGTGCTGTATTCTCTGGGACAGTCTGCATTTGGAGGGTGCGCAGGTAAATGTTGCCGGGGAAGAGATATGAATTGCCTGACAACTGATTGGAGGATGGATAGAGTCTATGGGACGTGCTACTGCGATGAGAGCTGTGGGCAGACCAGGGACTGCTGCTTTGACTACTTCACTGAATGCCCAG CTCAAGACTGCGCAGTGAGCGAGTGGAGCTTTTGGAGTGGTTGTGCCAAACAGTGCCAGCCCTCAATGAGAGTGCGAGTGCGGCACACAGAGAGGCAGCCCTCTAACAGCGGAGAGCCCTGCCCCGCCCTGGAGCAGAGGGCCGGCTGCAAACAGTACAGGGACAACAAGGGCAGGCCCTGTGCAGCCAACTCAG GTCCAGCGTTTATCACCAGTATGGAGTTTGCCAAGGGTAGACCCAAGCATGACAGCTATGGAAACCCCCTGCACCCTGG CTTCTGTGTGGAATTCATGCTGGAGTCTCGGACGCTCCACTGTTCGCTGCAGAATCGACCCCAAACTCACTGGATGCGCTACATCACAGAGGGCTTCCGAGTGTGCGTGGCCTGTGAGCCCCCCGCAATGAGGAACAACAGCGCAAGGTGCCAAGGAGATGGACAGGATGCAGACAA AGATGCTGTGCTCCACTGGCAGGCGCTGGGCAGCCCTCAGTGCAGCGGGACATGGAAGAAGGTTCAGAAGAGCAAACATTGCAACTGTCCACCACAGCATAGTTTTGTCTTCATCTGA
- the terf1 gene encoding telomeric repeat-binding factor 1 isoform X2, translating to MEQETDEKTSSEKHETEEKEDSYSQVTALVTDWMLDFLFVSLCRNFKEGNLGEFNKNLTSFQAISDDLPQNDKVFLCAFLARVMHGKELDVIFEEDHRVSPLMSAAKIWSGLKETVEDESLARNMTILLVVQAVAMCLEKGSNASYTLQWFEKNVSLSSSLRVKLGTVIAQKDIYHPFIQSFSYSRLLETANTVVDLFLEKNPSDYLLKMATKAVQSSKSRNVFKDTGAKDNFQTAPESTTANVNKKSKRKLLSNKICDIWSPETCKQPLIYVERISKNDSTCNVTNITNIKKRKPRIKWSWEEDRQLISGVKRHGLGQWAHILQDYDFGNRTGTMLKDRWRTLKKTGLV from the exons ATGGAGCAAGAAACGGACGAGAAAACTTCTTCagaaaaacatgagactgaggagaaggaggacagTTACTCTCAGGTCACAGCTCTGGTCACAGACTGGATGTTGGATTTTCTGTTCGTAAGTCTCTGCCGGAACTTTAAAGAAGGAAATCTGGGTGAATTCAACAAGAATCTGACGTCTTTTCAAG CCATTTCAGACGACCTACCCCAGAATGACAAAGTTTTCTTATGTGCCTTCCTTGCCAGAGTCATGCACGGGAAAGAGCTGG ATGTGATATTTGAAGAAGACCATAGAGTGTCGCCTCTGATGTCTGCCGCAAAAATCTGGAGTGGCCTCAAAGAGACAGTGGAGGATGAAAGTTTAGCAAGAAACATGACAATACTTTTGGTTGTTCAG GCTGTGGCTATGTGCTTGGAGAAAGGATCCAATGCCTCTTATACCCTCCAGTGGTTTGAGAAGAATGTAAGCCTTTCATCA TCCCTGAGAGTCAAACTGGGAACAGTCATAGCTCAAAAGGACATCTACCACCCATTCATCCAGAGCTTCAGCTACAGCCGCCTTCTGGAGACCGCCAATACAGTTGTAGATTTATTTCTGGAAAAGAATCCTTCTGATTATCTTCTTAAG ATGGCCACAAAAGCAGTGCAGTCATCTAAGAGCAGGAACGTGTTCAAAGACACGGGTGCAAAGGACAACTTTCAAACTGCTCCAGAGTCCACCACAGCTAATGTCaataaaaa ATCAAAGCGTAAACTTCTGTCAAATAAAATTTGTGACATATGGTCCccagaaacatgcaaacagcCCTTGATTTATGTTGAAAGAATCTCCAAGAATG ACTCAACGTGCAAtgtcacaaacatcacaaacatcaaAAAGCGGAAACCACGCATA aaaTGGTCCTGGGAAGAAGACAGACAACTTATTTCTGGTGTTAAACGTCACGGTCTGGGACAGTGGGCTCACATTTTGCAGGACTATGACTTTGGGAACCGCACTGGCACCATGCTCAAAGACCGATGGAGAACCCTAAAAAAGACCGGTTTGGTTTAA
- the rpl7 gene encoding 60S ribosomal protein L7: MADTEKKVPAVPESLLKRRKAFAKMKAMRIKKVLVDKKARKATRKLIYKRAEKYHKEYRQMYRKEIRLARTARKVGNFYVPSEPKLAFVIRIRGINGVSPKVRKVLQLLRLRQIFNGVFVKLNKASINMLRIAEPYIAWGYPNLKSVRELIYKRGHGRMRKQRIALTDNALIEKALGKYGIICIEDLIHEIFTVGKNFKPANNFLWPFKLSSPRGGMNKKTTHFVEGGDAGNREDQINRMIRRMN; the protein is encoded by the exons ATGGCGGACACAGA AAAAAAGGTCCCGGCGGTCCCTGAGAGCCTTTTGAAAAGGCGAAAGGCCTTTGCCAAAATGAAGGCCATGCGCATCAAGAAGGTCCTCGTTGACAAAAAG GCCCGTAAAGCAACTAGGAAGTTGATCTACAAGAGGGCTGAGAAGTACCACAAGGAGTACAGACAGATGTACAGAAAGGAGATCCGCTTGGCTCGCACTGCCCGTAAAGTGGGAAACTTCTATGTTCCATCTGAGCCCAAACTGGCCTTTGTCATCAGGATCAGAGG TATCAATGGTGTGAGCCCAAAAGTCCGCAAAGTCCTGCAGCTGCTACGTCTGCGCCAGATCTTCAATGGCGTGTTTGTCAAGCTCAACAAGGCTTCCATCAATATGCTGAGGATCGCAGAGCCCTACATCGCCTGGGG GTACCCCAACCTGAAGTCTGTGCGTGAGCTCATCTACAAACGTGGTCATGGGAGGATGAGGAAGCAGCGCATTGCCCTCACAGACAACGCACTGATCGAGAAGGCCCTTG GCAAATACGGCATCATCTGTATCGAGGACCTCATCCATGAAATCTTCACAGTTGGCAAGAACTTCAAACCTGCCAACAACTTCCTGTGGCCCTTCAAACTGTCCTCTCCTCGTGGTGGTATGAACAAGAAGACCACACACTTTGTGGAGGGAGGAGATGCTGGCAACAGGGAGGACCAGATCAACAGAATGATCAGGAGGATGAACTAG
- the rdh10a gene encoding retinol dehydrogenase 10-A, translating to MMIILAEFFVVILKVLWAFVAAGAKWVVKPKEKSVAGQVCVITGAGSGLGRLFAKEFARRRAVLVLWDINSQSNEETAEMVRQIYHELDTPVAKDGPVGGVEEVPPFQPQVYTYVCDVGKRESVYSTAEKVRREVGEVDILINNAGVVSGHHLLECPDELIERTMVVNCHAHFWTTKAFLPKMLELNHGHIVTVASSLGLFSTAGVEDYCASKFGAIGFHESLSHELKASEKDGINMTLVCPYLMDTGMFKGCRIRKEIEPFLPPLKPEFCVKQAMRAILTDQPMVCTPRIIYMVNFMKSILPFEAIVCMYRFLGADKCMYPFLAQRKEAMNNNEAKNGI from the exons ATGATGATAATCCTCGCGGAGTTTTTCGTGGTAATTCTCAAGGTACTTTGGGCGTTTGTGGCCGCCGGGGCCAAATGGGTGGTCAAACCAAAGGAGAAGAGCGTAGCGGGACAGGTGTGCGTGATCACCGGTGCTGGCAGCGGCCTGGGGCGGCTCTTTGCAAAGGAGTTTGCTCGGAGACGGGCCGTCCTGGTGTTGTGGGACATTAACAGCCAGAGCAACGAGGAAACCGCGGAGATGGTGCGCCAGATTTACCACGAACTAGACACTCCAGTGGCTAAAGATG GACCTGTTGGCGGAGTGGAGGAAGTCCCACCGTTTCAGCCGCAGGTCTACACTTACGTGTGCGATGTGGGCAAGCGGGAAAGCGTTTACTCCACGGCCGAGAAGGTGCGCCGTGAGGTGGGAGAGGTGGACATACTGATCAACAACGCCGGTGTGGTTTCCGGGCATCATCTGTTGGAGTGTCCAGATGAACTAATTGAACGCACCATGGTGGTCAACTGCCATGCGCACTTTTGG ACCACCAAGGCGTTTCTCCCCAAGATGCTGGAACTGAATCATGGCCACATTGTGACAGTTGCCAGCTCCCTGGGTTTATTCAGCACAGCTGGAGTGGAG GATTACTGTGCAAGTAAGTTTGGTGCCATTGGCTTCCATGAATCACTGAGCCATGAGCTGAAAGCCTCAGAGAAGGATGGCATCAACATGACACTGGTGTGCCCTTACCTGATGGACACTGGCATGTTCAAGGGCTGCAGGATAAG aaagGAAATTGAGCCATTCTTGCCCCCGCTGAAGCCTGAGTTCTGTGTGAAGCAGGCCATGAGGGCTATCCTGACGGACCAGCCTATGGTCTGCACTCCTCGCATCATCTACATGGTGAACTTCATGAAAAG CATCCTGCCCTTTGAAGCCATTGTCTGCATGTACCGGTTTCTTGGTGCCGACAAATGCATGTACCCCTTCCTAGCTCAAAGAAAAGAGGCCATGAACAACAATGAAGCAAAGAATGGGATCTAG
- the si:ch211-171b20.3 gene encoding uncharacterized protein si:ch211-171b20.3, with protein MMTFQVKTAAVPTAKVLIAAEGGSSCSLRGPDVPQYPAAFRELRTMGASGGHAAVRHNIQLKRFPVIQPLSKPRDQKSLFTTFIVGGSPRLAKDDPPQANSMEHERNICGRHFLFDTHCVRPERTRSMIPPLPKDYPVHRPANLHPLNLSKGLSHSHKSGPFVLDCNEQFELTTSPAILVPSTFVLNGRNTFPVGNCKLSRSKANYPTYHLQTVKENQKIQTYADPVIGASRSFLHRISELSSLQCETVRQERLKKMKKPRKPAS; from the exons ATGATGACATTTCAGGTTAAAACGGCAGCGGTTCCTACGGCCAAGGTCTTGATAGCTGCAGAGGGAGGCTCGAGTTGCAGCCTGCGCGGCCCGGATGTGCCTCAGTATCCCGCTGCCTTCAGGGAGCTCCGGACGATGGGCGCATCTGGAGGACATGCAGCTGTCAGACACAACATTCAGCTCAAGAGGTTTCCCGTCATACAGCCTTTGAGCA AACCGAGAGATCAAAAGTCCTTGTTCACTACATTCATTGTTGGAGG ATCTCCTCGATTAGCCAAAGATGACCCACCACAGGCCAACAGCATGGAACATGAGAGGAACATCTGTGGAAGACACTTTTTGTTTGATACTCATT GTGTAAGGCCAGAGAGAACCAGATCCATGATTCCTCCTTTGCCAAAAGATTACCCTGTGCACCGACCAGCCAACCTGCACCCCCTCAACCTGTCCAAGGGGCTATCCCACAGCCACAAGAGCGGGCCTTTTGTCCTTGA TTGCAATGAACAGTTTGAATTGACCACAAGTCCAGCCATTCTTGTTCCTTCCACATTTGTCCTCAATGGCAGAAACACCTTCCCCGTGGGAAACTGCAAACTCAGCAG GTCAAAGGCAAATTACCCAACCTACCACTTGCAGACTGTTAAGGAGAACCAAAAGA TCCAGACCTACGCAGACCCCGTGATTGGTGCTTCTCGGTCCTTCTTGCACCGTATATCAGAGCTGTCATCTCTTCAATGTGAGACCGTGCGACAGGAGAGgctgaagaagatgaagaagccTCGCAAACCGGCCTCCTGA
- the terf1 gene encoding telomeric repeat-binding factor 1 isoform X1, producing MEQETDEKTSSEKHETEEKEDSYSQVTALVTDWMLDFLFVSLCRNFKEGNLGEFNKNLTSFQAISDDLPQNDKVFLCAFLARVMHGKELDVIFEEDHRVSPLMSAAKIWSGLKETVEDESLARNMTILLVVQAVAMCLEKGSNASYTLQWFEKNVSLSSSLRVKLGTVIAQKDIYHPFIQSFSYSRLLETANTVVDLFLEKNPSDYLLKMATKAVQSSKSRNVFKDTGAKDNFQTAPESTTANVNKKSKRKLLSNKICDIWSPETCKQPLIYVERISKNDSTCNVTNITNIKKRKPRIVRHKLYVLVHCHCSCVLLSFSHICYFLFRNGPGKKTDNLFLVLNVTVWDSGLTFCRTMTLGTALAPCSKTDGEP from the exons ATGGAGCAAGAAACGGACGAGAAAACTTCTTCagaaaaacatgagactgaggagaaggaggacagTTACTCTCAGGTCACAGCTCTGGTCACAGACTGGATGTTGGATTTTCTGTTCGTAAGTCTCTGCCGGAACTTTAAAGAAGGAAATCTGGGTGAATTCAACAAGAATCTGACGTCTTTTCAAG CCATTTCAGACGACCTACCCCAGAATGACAAAGTTTTCTTATGTGCCTTCCTTGCCAGAGTCATGCACGGGAAAGAGCTGG ATGTGATATTTGAAGAAGACCATAGAGTGTCGCCTCTGATGTCTGCCGCAAAAATCTGGAGTGGCCTCAAAGAGACAGTGGAGGATGAAAGTTTAGCAAGAAACATGACAATACTTTTGGTTGTTCAG GCTGTGGCTATGTGCTTGGAGAAAGGATCCAATGCCTCTTATACCCTCCAGTGGTTTGAGAAGAATGTAAGCCTTTCATCA TCCCTGAGAGTCAAACTGGGAACAGTCATAGCTCAAAAGGACATCTACCACCCATTCATCCAGAGCTTCAGCTACAGCCGCCTTCTGGAGACCGCCAATACAGTTGTAGATTTATTTCTGGAAAAGAATCCTTCTGATTATCTTCTTAAG ATGGCCACAAAAGCAGTGCAGTCATCTAAGAGCAGGAACGTGTTCAAAGACACGGGTGCAAAGGACAACTTTCAAACTGCTCCAGAGTCCACCACAGCTAATGTCaataaaaa ATCAAAGCGTAAACTTCTGTCAAATAAAATTTGTGACATATGGTCCccagaaacatgcaaacagcCCTTGATTTATGTTGAAAGAATCTCCAAGAATG ACTCAACGTGCAAtgtcacaaacatcacaaacatcaaAAAGCGGAAACCACGCATAGTAAGACACAAGCTCTATGTTTTGGTCCATTGTCATTgtagttgtgttctgttgtcaTTCAgtcatatttgttattttttgtttagaaaTGGTCCTGGGAAGAAGACAGACAACTTATTTCTGGTGTTAAACGTCACGGTCTGGGACAGTGGGCTCACATTTTGCAGGACTATGACTTTGGGAACCGCACTGGCACCATGCTCAAAGACCGATGGAGAACCCTAA